In Stieleria varia, one genomic interval encodes:
- a CDS encoding ABC transporter permease: MPQSTSPPNALPTPWSAGWGAAWMLAKREIVRFIRQPNRVTAAIVQPLLFWLLFGTGLKGAFQSVGGQNFLEFFLPGTVALIVLFTAIFATISVIEDRREGFMQSVLVAPVGRWPVLFGKVIGGSVIAWVQAVLFLILVFVVGTASIGATTPALLLMMAILAVMMCSLGMIVAWPMDSTQGFHAIMMLGLMPMWLLSGSFFPIPAMSGDAGIGSMILGGIMRANPLSYVMTELRRLMFPNVDLANAAFAPSSIACWTVAIVAAIMTTWIAWQLMRGNRKADVIV, translated from the coding sequence ATGCCACAGTCCACTTCCCCTCCCAACGCGTTGCCAACCCCGTGGTCGGCCGGATGGGGCGCCGCGTGGATGTTGGCCAAACGCGAAATCGTTCGCTTCATCCGACAGCCCAATCGTGTGACCGCAGCGATCGTGCAACCCCTACTGTTTTGGTTGCTATTCGGAACCGGCCTCAAAGGTGCGTTTCAGTCCGTCGGTGGCCAAAATTTCCTTGAGTTCTTTTTGCCGGGAACGGTCGCGTTGATCGTCTTGTTCACGGCGATCTTTGCAACCATCTCTGTCATCGAAGATCGCCGCGAAGGATTCATGCAATCCGTGCTCGTCGCGCCGGTCGGTCGGTGGCCGGTGTTATTCGGCAAGGTCATCGGGGGCAGCGTTATCGCGTGGGTTCAAGCCGTGCTGTTCTTGATCCTGGTTTTCGTCGTGGGAACTGCATCCATCGGAGCGACCACTCCCGCGCTGTTGCTGATGATGGCGATCCTGGCGGTGATGATGTGCTCGCTGGGCATGATCGTCGCGTGGCCGATGGACAGCACGCAAGGATTCCATGCGATCATGATGCTCGGCCTGATGCCGATGTGGTTACTCAGCGGATCGTTCTTTCCAATCCCAGCCATGTCGGGCGACGCCGGGATCGGCTCGATGATTCTCGGTGGCATCATGCGGGCAAATCCGCTCAGTTACGTGATGACCGAGCTGCGGCGTCTGATGTTCCCCAACGTCGACCTCGCAAACGCTGCTTTTGCCCCCAGCTCGATCGCTTGTTGGACGGTTGCGATCGTAGCTGCGATAATGACAACTTGGATCGCCTGGCAATTGATGCGAGGCAACCGGAAAGCGGACGTGATTGTCTGA
- a CDS encoding methyltransferase domain-containing protein, whose product MSLTNKMFFSDLSQRSTETELMDSRDSDVGQLFNTLGLFPTINRWLTPCHRLINHYILSAMKSDRHRRWTLLDIGAGGGDLARWLSDRCHRLGIHLDVTCLDHDPRVIEFARQKCDSYANIEVRHAKAQSLHGTDEQWDFVFANHFLHHLHDEELSPVLSKIARVTKHRFVLSDIHRTGLTYLAFSSLLPLRWTRSFVYHDGRTSIRRAFTVAECHQMLAAAGMNGSVKVRRYLPGHLAMIGNVAGLGE is encoded by the coding sequence GTGAGTTTGACGAACAAGATGTTCTTTTCTGATTTATCTCAACGGTCGACCGAAACCGAGTTGATGGATTCGCGTGACAGCGATGTCGGACAACTGTTCAATACATTGGGACTTTTCCCGACGATCAATCGTTGGCTGACGCCGTGCCACAGGTTGATCAATCACTATATTTTGTCCGCCATGAAGTCAGACCGGCATCGGCGATGGACATTGCTGGACATCGGTGCCGGGGGCGGCGATCTGGCACGCTGGCTGTCCGATCGTTGCCATCGTCTGGGCATTCATCTCGATGTGACCTGTTTGGATCATGACCCGCGGGTCATCGAGTTTGCCAGGCAGAAATGCGATTCGTATGCGAATATCGAGGTCCGTCATGCCAAGGCGCAATCGTTGCACGGCACGGACGAGCAGTGGGACTTTGTGTTTGCCAATCATTTTCTGCATCACTTGCATGACGAAGAACTTTCGCCTGTATTGAGCAAGATTGCCAGGGTGACGAAGCACCGGTTTGTGTTGTCGGATATCCATCGAACGGGGCTGACGTACTTGGCATTCTCGTCCTTGCTGCCGCTGCGTTGGACCAGAAGCTTTGTTTACCACGATGGCAGGACATCGATTCGGCGTGCCTTTACCGTCGCCGAGTGTCATCAAATGCTCGCGGCCGCAGGGATGAATGGATCGGTAAAAGTGCGACGCTACCTCCCCGGCCATCTCGCAATGATCGGAAATGTTGCAGGGCTTGGCGAGTGA
- a CDS encoding efflux RND transporter periplasmic adaptor subunit, whose protein sequence is MKRATTLLLMVIVSAASLCSVAQAQRFGGLSAAEISALQAKINKQIRESGTLESASAVTLHAPFSAAILEITPEGTQVKQGDQVMRLDASAIEQELSTQRTELTNRLAELATVEHAVKGLERDLQGVHEKAEKQIEVANMKLDVFSGDGGEMNTTEQDLAEQLSVAEKKIAAANVAMEVAKQGFESGSADKSAVLTAEASLVAAQAESAMIQRHQRLNERKHALRLAELKLQLFVQQVDLTKATTTLESEIVKGRMQLTAARTAVGAVQSRIAELESKVESSVISAPQDGFVLYPTPRRGQETMEVGVSVRERQELLMIADISNMQVAVTVNETRIARVKKGQKAIIRVDALPDQSFRGTVTHVNATPEPASFLQDSGRQYKVIVAMQDPSDQLRIGMTAMVDIQADKNE, encoded by the coding sequence ATGAAACGGGCCACGACACTCCTGCTGATGGTGATTGTCTCTGCGGCAAGCCTTTGTTCTGTCGCGCAAGCTCAACGTTTCGGAGGATTGTCGGCGGCGGAGATCTCCGCATTGCAGGCAAAAATCAACAAGCAGATTCGCGAGTCGGGAACGCTGGAAAGTGCCTCAGCGGTCACCCTGCACGCTCCCTTTTCCGCAGCGATTCTTGAGATCACGCCGGAAGGCACGCAGGTCAAACAAGGCGACCAGGTCATGCGGTTGGACGCATCCGCGATCGAGCAGGAGCTGTCGACGCAAAGGACAGAGCTCACGAATCGGCTTGCGGAGTTGGCGACGGTTGAGCATGCCGTCAAGGGACTCGAGAGAGACCTTCAAGGTGTTCACGAGAAAGCCGAAAAGCAGATTGAAGTTGCGAACATGAAGCTGGATGTGTTCTCGGGAGACGGTGGTGAAATGAATACGACCGAGCAAGACTTGGCAGAACAATTGTCCGTCGCCGAGAAAAAGATCGCAGCAGCGAACGTGGCAATGGAAGTTGCAAAGCAAGGCTTTGAGAGTGGATCGGCAGACAAATCGGCAGTCCTGACAGCCGAAGCATCACTTGTGGCCGCTCAGGCTGAATCCGCGATGATCCAGCGGCACCAAAGGCTCAATGAGCGGAAACATGCCCTGCGTCTGGCTGAACTGAAGCTGCAGCTTTTTGTCCAACAAGTCGACCTCACCAAGGCGACAACGACGCTGGAATCGGAAATCGTCAAAGGCCGGATGCAATTGACGGCAGCAAGAACGGCGGTCGGGGCGGTTCAATCAAGAATCGCCGAACTGGAATCCAAGGTGGAATCGTCTGTGATCAGTGCTCCGCAGGACGGCTTCGTTCTATACCCAACGCCTCGACGAGGTCAGGAGACGATGGAAGTCGGAGTCAGTGTCCGAGAGAGGCAGGAGCTGTTGATGATCGCGGACATCAGCAACATGCAAGTCGCAGTGACTGTCAATGAAACCAGGATCGCCCGAGTGAAGAAGGGACAAAAGGCGATCATTCGTGTCGATGCACTCCCCGATCAATCGTTTCGGGGAACGGTCACACACGTCAACGCCACTCCAGAACCAGCCAGCTTTCTGCAGGATTCCGGTCGTCAGTACAAAGTCATCGTGGCAATGCAAGACCCCAGTGACCAGCTACGAATCGGGATGACCGCCATGGTCGATATTCAGGCGGATAAAAACGAGTAG
- a CDS encoding ubiquinone/menaquinone biosynthesis methyltransferase translates to MSQPVDLNDNAWMSSVDGKREYNKALFAVVAAKYDFVTKALSLGRDQAWKRKLIAALPELPTPRCLDLASGTGDVAFALADRYPQGLIIGLDLSEEMLDVARVRQNQDNVAFQLGDMAETGIQSGSIDIVTGSYALRNAACLDAALDEIARVLRPGGYAAFLDFSKPKNRFIQVIQNGVLTLWGSFWGLMLHQKPSTYAYIAKSLRQFPDRGTLHEMIRERGFTDLKSSRFYFGTLELVVFQAPPAP, encoded by the coding sequence GTGAGTCAACCGGTCGATCTGAACGACAACGCTTGGATGTCAAGTGTTGATGGAAAACGTGAGTACAATAAAGCTCTCTTTGCGGTGGTCGCTGCAAAGTACGACTTTGTTACCAAAGCACTTTCGTTGGGTCGCGATCAGGCGTGGAAACGCAAGTTGATTGCAGCGCTGCCGGAACTGCCGACGCCGCGTTGTCTGGATTTGGCCAGTGGCACCGGCGACGTCGCGTTTGCGCTCGCCGATCGATATCCGCAGGGACTGATCATCGGGTTGGACTTGTCCGAGGAAATGTTGGACGTTGCTCGTGTGCGACAAAATCAAGACAACGTTGCTTTTCAACTGGGCGATATGGCGGAGACAGGGATCCAGTCAGGCTCCATCGATATCGTCACTGGTAGCTATGCGTTGCGTAACGCGGCTTGTCTTGATGCCGCATTGGATGAGATCGCGCGAGTGCTACGCCCCGGAGGCTATGCAGCATTCTTGGATTTTTCCAAGCCCAAGAATCGATTCATTCAAGTGATACAGAACGGGGTGTTGACCTTGTGGGGCAGTTTTTGGGGACTGATGTTGCACCAAAAGCCATCGACGTATGCCTACATCGCCAAATCGCTCCGGCAGTTTCCGGATCGCGGAACGCTGCACGAAATGATTCGCGAGCGAGGATTTACCGATTTGAAATCCAGTCGGTTTTATTTTGGCACGCTGGAACTGGTTGTATTCCAAGCACCACCGGCACCGTGA
- a CDS encoding c-type cytochrome: MKNRFSRLTMHLSPQALFLRIAVVVAWMLYLAVDGKCFSADATEPTDIQVPDGFAVDLVYSVPLDSFGSWVCMTEDPKGRLICSDQRGGLYRVKLTGSDAPGVEPIDLDIGHAQGLQCVGDQLYVVVSGPIADGPGLYRVRDTDNNDQYDSVELLQSFELTNSSTNFRSVKLRLQNMLISSGHGPHGIRLGPDGMLYVMGGNHTHLPENVSKDSPYRNYAEDILLPRVDDAQGIATGIMAPGGWVLKTDLDGKEWTLVAGGLRNAYDLAFNADGELFTFDSDMEFDKGAAWYRPCRVSHLVPGGEYGWRYGSAKWPDHYTDSIGPVVDVGFGSPTGVEFGHGASFPSRYRNALFAADWAYGRIYAMSLSPDGATYRGSFETFIQGKPLPVVDLIVHSDGEMYFLTGGRNTQSGIYRVRYTGDEEVGLTESDADHNSATLRDLRRQLESIPGDGTTDSIETVFVHLNHDDRMIRYAARLALERQPLDKWHQRAMDETRGTAKLQAIVALARCGDASMKQALITQLNEISFANLSQVQTGELLRAYSLVLSRMSTDGETDDATAMRLAAEFPSPHGWAINRELCRLLVRLQSPAVIDPALELMANAGSQEEQFFYAFALRSLRSGWTIQQRKAYFTWLRMAYDRYEGGESFQGFFKQTIADAIRTLSSEEKKSIAGIISGREKPKSISKIQAPRSFVHNWQLSDLSPLMDQVSAGRSFERGREAYESTQCQLCHRMRGTGASTGPDLTGAGNRFTPDYLLEAIISPSKVIPEQYQSVKILTDDGELFTGRVVGETDASVILRTQPFTQQTVEIAVDSIAQRKQSTVSEMPEGLINTLTSAEILDLIAYIRAGGDSSDPAFQSNATK; this comes from the coding sequence ATGAAAAACCGCTTTTCCCGCCTGACAATGCACCTGAGTCCCCAAGCTCTCTTTCTGCGAATCGCTGTCGTCGTCGCATGGATGCTTTATCTTGCAGTTGACGGGAAATGCTTTTCCGCTGACGCGACTGAGCCGACAGATATACAGGTACCCGATGGGTTTGCCGTTGACTTGGTGTATTCGGTGCCGCTGGATTCGTTCGGATCGTGGGTATGCATGACCGAGGATCCGAAAGGGCGATTGATTTGCAGCGATCAACGTGGAGGACTTTACCGAGTGAAGTTGACGGGCAGCGACGCTCCTGGCGTGGAGCCCATCGACCTGGACATCGGCCATGCTCAAGGCTTGCAGTGCGTCGGCGATCAGCTTTATGTCGTCGTCTCAGGACCGATCGCCGACGGCCCCGGTTTGTATCGAGTGCGTGACACCGACAACAACGACCAGTACGACAGTGTTGAATTGCTTCAATCGTTTGAGTTGACGAACTCGTCGACCAACTTTCGCTCGGTCAAGTTGCGTTTGCAGAACATGCTGATCAGCAGTGGTCATGGTCCACACGGAATCCGTCTCGGTCCCGATGGCATGCTGTATGTGATGGGCGGAAATCACACGCACCTACCGGAGAACGTTTCAAAAGACTCTCCCTATCGCAATTATGCCGAGGACATCCTGTTGCCGCGCGTCGATGACGCGCAAGGAATTGCGACAGGGATCATGGCACCAGGCGGCTGGGTGCTGAAAACAGATCTCGATGGCAAAGAGTGGACTTTGGTTGCCGGCGGCTTACGAAACGCGTACGACTTGGCGTTCAATGCAGATGGCGAACTTTTTACGTTCGATTCCGACATGGAATTTGATAAAGGTGCTGCGTGGTATCGGCCCTGCCGAGTGAGTCATCTGGTCCCCGGTGGAGAGTACGGTTGGCGGTACGGTTCGGCGAAGTGGCCCGATCACTACACCGACAGCATCGGGCCGGTCGTCGATGTCGGCTTCGGTTCCCCCACCGGCGTCGAATTTGGTCATGGTGCGAGTTTTCCATCGCGTTATCGAAACGCGTTGTTCGCCGCGGATTGGGCGTACGGCAGAATCTATGCGATGAGCCTTTCACCCGATGGTGCCACGTACCGAGGCTCCTTTGAAACGTTCATCCAAGGCAAACCGCTGCCGGTCGTTGACTTGATCGTCCATTCCGACGGCGAAATGTATTTCCTGACGGGGGGACGGAACACGCAGTCCGGAATCTATCGTGTCCGATACACCGGCGATGAAGAAGTCGGTTTGACTGAGTCGGATGCGGATCACAATTCGGCAACCTTACGAGACTTACGCAGACAACTGGAATCGATCCCCGGCGACGGAACAACCGACTCGATCGAGACGGTTTTTGTTCACCTGAATCATGATGATCGAATGATACGTTACGCGGCACGCTTGGCACTGGAGCGTCAGCCATTGGACAAGTGGCACCAACGGGCGATGGATGAGACTCGCGGGACGGCCAAGCTACAAGCCATCGTCGCGCTTGCCCGATGCGGAGACGCATCGATGAAGCAAGCGTTGATCACACAGCTCAACGAGATTTCATTTGCGAATCTTTCACAGGTCCAAACCGGCGAACTCTTGCGTGCCTACTCGCTGGTGCTCAGCCGAATGAGCACCGATGGCGAAACGGACGACGCCACGGCGATGCGACTTGCTGCGGAGTTTCCTTCGCCGCATGGTTGGGCGATCAATCGTGAACTGTGCCGGTTGCTGGTGCGACTGCAATCGCCAGCGGTCATTGATCCGGCTTTGGAACTGATGGCGAACGCGGGATCACAAGAAGAACAATTCTTTTACGCGTTTGCGTTGCGGTCGCTTCGTTCGGGTTGGACGATCCAGCAACGAAAAGCCTATTTCACATGGCTGAGAATGGCGTACGATCGCTACGAAGGAGGAGAAAGTTTTCAGGGTTTTTTCAAACAGACAATCGCGGATGCGATTCGCACACTCTCCTCTGAGGAAAAGAAGTCGATTGCCGGCATTATCAGCGGCCGTGAGAAGCCAAAGTCGATCAGTAAGATTCAAGCCCCACGATCGTTCGTTCACAACTGGCAACTGAGCGATCTCAGTCCGTTGATGGATCAAGTGTCTGCGGGACGATCGTTTGAGCGAGGACGAGAAGCGTACGAGAGCACTCAGTGCCAGCTTTGCCACCGAATGCGTGGTACCGGTGCCAGCACTGGTCCCGATTTGACGGGGGCTGGAAACCGATTCACTCCCGACTACCTGCTTGAGGCCATCATTAGTCCGTCGAAAGTCATCCCGGAGCAGTATCAATCGGTCAAGATTTTAACGGACGATGGAGAGCTCTTCACAGGACGCGTCGTGGGAGAAACCGACGCGAGCGTGATCCTGAGGACGCAACCCTTCACGCAACAAACCGTGGAGATTGCGGTGGATTCAATTGCTCAGAGGAAACAATCCACAGTTTCGGAGATGCCTGAGGGATTGATCAACACGTTGACTTCAGCAGAGATCCTCGATTTGATCGCTTACATCCGCGCCGGCGGCGACTCGAGTGACCCTGCTTTTCAATCGAACGCAACCAAGTAA
- a CDS encoding ABC transporter permease, whose translation MFALPERIPLLIGVLLGVGFVSAAGVSAQGRSGRTIVIRSVPPESFSGTVSTYGITREDVHRIETLVPTIQTLIPIRTVPQEDVSVGDQVLQTTIAGTNNQYAEVKGFKLTQGRFLTEADSVHQNSVAVIDSKHVQRLFPNTDPIGKAIQFNREYFTVVGIVDSETLPSIFIPITTMRSRMGDQLLRRKSGQFELQRYELSEVEILVDNAPKVEQTVKIIEQILLNQHQTKDYEIKVRP comes from the coding sequence ATGTTTGCTTTGCCAGAACGCATCCCACTGCTTATCGGCGTCCTTTTGGGCGTCGGTTTCGTCTCCGCCGCTGGTGTTTCGGCACAGGGTCGGTCCGGTCGAACCATTGTGATTCGTAGCGTGCCGCCGGAGAGCTTCTCCGGCACGGTGTCGACTTATGGGATCACTCGCGAAGACGTTCATCGCATCGAGACCCTTGTCCCGACCATTCAGACTTTGATCCCGATCCGCACGGTTCCGCAAGAAGACGTCTCTGTCGGGGACCAAGTCCTGCAAACGACGATCGCGGGCACCAACAACCAGTACGCTGAAGTCAAAGGATTCAAATTGACTCAAGGGCGTTTCCTGACCGAAGCCGACTCTGTCCACCAAAACAGTGTCGCCGTGATCGACAGCAAACATGTCCAGAGACTGTTTCCCAATACCGATCCGATCGGCAAAGCAATCCAGTTCAACCGCGAGTATTTCACGGTCGTGGGGATCGTCGATAGTGAAACGCTGCCATCCATCTTCATTCCGATCACGACGATGCGCTCGCGAATGGGGGATCAGTTGTTGCGACGCAAGTCGGGACAGTTTGAATTACAAAGGTACGAACTCAGCGAGGTCGAAATCCTGGTCGACAACGCCCCCAAGGTCGAACAGACGGTGAAGATCATCGAACAGATCCTGCTGAATCAACATCAAACCAAAGATTACGAAATCAAGGTCAGACCATGA
- a CDS encoding NAD(P)/FAD-dependent oxidoreductase produces MLSHQNLPPTCTLADARSRQWDVLVIGSGPSGSLSARQLAASGASVLLVDKSEFPRRKVCGCYLNGSALATLRSVGLGELTASLNAPSVDRVRMGSQGRTAELSLPRGAAISREVLDSELVRHAISAGAEFLSGASVRVGALGEQERLFEVSHAEGKCGGRAKVIIVADGVSGHSLRECTDIQFSFAPHSLIGTAAMTDTLPDGYRKGTIHMAIGKSGYVGALQLQDGRLDVAGAFDPDEIKRSSVGEVAQAISDGSGLPQLRGLASLDWRGTPPLSRTPSRPAAQRLFLVGDAAGYVEPFTGEGMSWALASGRSVVPCVAEALDGKVDEAQLRWVREHRRLLQSRQRACRWLTRGLRRPVLVGAAISLLSRMPSLASPVVSWINRSPSLEAS; encoded by the coding sequence ATGTTATCACATCAAAACCTGCCGCCGACTTGCACGCTCGCAGACGCCCGGTCGCGTCAGTGGGATGTACTGGTCATTGGTTCAGGTCCATCGGGGTCATTATCGGCTCGACAGCTCGCCGCGAGTGGAGCCTCGGTGTTGTTGGTAGACAAGTCCGAGTTTCCACGACGCAAGGTTTGTGGATGCTATTTGAACGGTTCGGCATTGGCGACGCTCCGGTCCGTCGGTCTGGGAGAGCTGACCGCATCGTTGAATGCACCGTCGGTCGACCGCGTTCGAATGGGGAGTCAGGGGCGCACCGCCGAGTTGTCGTTGCCGCGAGGCGCCGCGATTTCGCGTGAAGTGTTGGACAGCGAATTGGTTCGACATGCCATCTCGGCGGGCGCGGAGTTTTTGTCCGGGGCAAGCGTTCGCGTGGGAGCGTTGGGCGAGCAGGAACGCTTGTTTGAAGTTTCTCATGCCGAGGGAAAGTGTGGTGGTCGTGCGAAGGTGATCATTGTCGCCGATGGGGTCTCCGGACATTCACTCCGGGAATGCACGGACATCCAGTTTTCGTTTGCACCACATTCGCTGATCGGTACCGCCGCGATGACAGACACGCTGCCGGATGGTTATCGCAAGGGCACGATTCACATGGCGATTGGAAAGTCGGGTTACGTCGGCGCGTTGCAATTGCAAGACGGTCGTTTGGACGTCGCCGGTGCATTTGATCCTGATGAAATCAAGCGATCCAGCGTAGGTGAAGTCGCGCAAGCGATTTCCGACGGTAGTGGTCTGCCGCAGTTGCGCGGACTGGCGTCGCTGGACTGGCGAGGCACTCCGCCGCTTTCCCGGACTCCTTCACGCCCGGCCGCTCAGCGACTGTTTTTGGTGGGAGATGCGGCAGGCTACGTGGAGCCATTTACCGGCGAAGGAATGTCTTGGGCATTGGCGAGTGGTCGATCTGTTGTACCTTGTGTCGCTGAGGCACTTGACGGCAAGGTTGACGAGGCTCAACTGCGTTGGGTCCGAGAGCATCGGCGTTTGCTACAATCACGCCAGCGTGCTTGTCGATGGCTCACCCGAGGACTTCGTCGCCCGGTCCTGGTTGGGGCGGCCATTTCGCTGTTGTCACGGATGCCATCCTTGGCGTCTCCCGTTGTGAGTTGGATCAACCGTTCCCCTAGCTTGGAAGCATCGTGA
- a CDS encoding HD domain-containing protein, producing MVGFTHIHLNDQFPIELTVYPPSQLGFRFRSSITGKPIERATTAELEKLLAMQHGLESAELDSHLDDMDASPDRWNVYLSLLLPLENVKQNPRYHPEGDALFHSMQVYKLAKQEMPYDEEFLLAALLHDVGKAIDPDDHTLAGLEALEGYITNRTAWLIKHHMEAHKIADRTIGARRRRRLTEHQLFDDLMLLCECDRGGRVPGAIVTEPELALDYIEEIETMFG from the coding sequence GTGGTTGGGTTCACCCACATCCATCTGAACGACCAGTTCCCGATCGAACTGACCGTCTATCCTCCGTCCCAATTGGGCTTTCGATTTCGCAGCAGCATCACGGGAAAGCCGATTGAGCGTGCGACGACGGCTGAACTGGAAAAACTGCTCGCGATGCAACACGGACTCGAATCCGCCGAGCTTGATTCTCATCTCGACGACATGGACGCCAGTCCGGATCGCTGGAACGTATACCTTTCTCTGCTATTGCCCTTGGAAAACGTAAAGCAAAACCCGCGATACCATCCCGAAGGCGACGCGTTGTTCCACAGCATGCAAGTCTACAAGTTGGCAAAGCAGGAGATGCCCTACGACGAAGAATTCTTGCTTGCGGCACTGCTGCACGATGTCGGCAAAGCAATTGATCCTGACGACCACACGCTCGCCGGACTCGAAGCGCTCGAGGGGTACATCACCAACCGAACGGCGTGGCTGATCAAACATCACATGGAAGCCCACAAGATCGCGGACCGCACGATCGGCGCCCGCCGCCGCCGTCGCTTGACCGAGCACCAGCTATTCGACGACTTGATGTTGTTGTGCGAGTGCGATCGCGGCGGCAGAGTCCCCGGCGCGATCGTCACAGAACCCGAACTCGCATTGGACTACATCGAAGAAATCGAAACCATGTTCGGGTAG
- a CDS encoding DUF420 domain-containing protein: MWHALADYLPHCTAFLNATATCLLAVGLMKIKKGQARQHKKYMLSALAVSALFLMLYLLHKVALYQVTGEPNKRFPTDTEIAPLAARYTYYSILLTHLILAVTVPFLAVRAVYLAKNGRILAHKKLVRYAYPIWMYVSVTGVLVYLMLYQLYPA, from the coding sequence ATCTGGCACGCCCTCGCTGATTACCTGCCCCACTGCACCGCTTTCCTGAACGCAACCGCGACATGCTTGCTCGCCGTCGGCTTGATGAAAATCAAGAAGGGACAAGCACGGCAGCACAAGAAATACATGCTCTCGGCTCTGGCCGTCAGCGCTTTGTTTCTGATGCTGTACCTGCTGCACAAAGTCGCCCTGTATCAGGTCACCGGTGAACCCAACAAACGATTTCCCACCGACACGGAAATCGCGCCTTTGGCAGCTCGGTACACCTATTACAGCATCTTGCTGACACACTTGATCCTGGCCGTCACCGTTCCCTTCCTCGCAGTGCGTGCGGTGTATTTGGCCAAGAACGGCAGAATCCTGGCGCACAAGAAATTGGTCCGCTACGCGTATCCCATCTGGATGTACGTCTCAGTGACCGGTGTCCTGGTCTACCTGATGCTGTATCAACTCTATCCAGCCTGA
- a CDS encoding SCO family protein, with amino-acid sequence MRTAFHVVMILVTGLVMGLIYRSLSNQPSQNANLPGPDEIVHTTDVAPGTKLEPTELKIENTEPVHPVTDEAWLSRFELTERSGKTVNSEDLLGEPYVVSFFFSTCPSICPQQNRKLKELQDEFEGQGVKFLAISVDPETDTPEVLREYAARFGADKDQWLFMTGDLTYVRRIGAEIFQQPVDKKFHTERLVLVDSAGKIEGLYLWPEKAQFEKLKKSIKRLLADKES; translated from the coding sequence ATGCGAACCGCATTTCATGTCGTCATGATCCTGGTGACCGGATTGGTCATGGGGCTGATCTATCGATCCCTCAGCAACCAGCCCTCGCAGAATGCAAACCTGCCTGGCCCTGATGAAATCGTCCACACAACGGACGTGGCGCCCGGGACAAAACTGGAGCCGACAGAGCTGAAGATCGAGAACACCGAACCGGTGCACCCGGTGACCGACGAAGCCTGGCTGAGTCGATTTGAATTGACCGAACGCAGCGGCAAGACAGTCAACAGCGAGGATCTGTTGGGTGAGCCCTACGTGGTCAGTTTCTTCTTTAGCACTTGCCCGAGCATTTGCCCTCAGCAAAACCGAAAACTCAAAGAGTTGCAGGATGAGTTCGAAGGCCAAGGTGTCAAGTTTCTCGCCATCTCGGTCGACCCCGAGACCGATACGCCGGAGGTACTACGGGAATACGCCGCGCGGTTCGGGGCCGACAAAGACCAATGGTTGTTCATGACCGGTGACCTGACCTACGTCCGACGAATCGGCGCTGAAATCTTCCAGCAACCAGTCGACAAGAAATTTCATACCGAACGACTCGTATTGGTTGATTCGGCTGGCAAGATCGAAGGTCTCTATCTGTGGCCCGAGAAAGCCCAATTCGAAAAACTCAAAAAGTCGATCAAGCGTTTGCTGGCCGACAAGGAATCTTGA